One part of the Anopheles coustani chromosome 2, idAnoCousDA_361_x.2, whole genome shotgun sequence genome encodes these proteins:
- the LOC131264423 gene encoding LOW QUALITY PROTEIN: transient receptor potential cation channel protein painless-like (The sequence of the model RefSeq protein was modified relative to this genomic sequence to represent the inferred CDS: substituted 1 base at 1 genomic stop codon): MEAYYKQNEKNLQNVMPHVPDQKSFLNRFNLQEVLLRMLKDIAKYAEFLKLFIKRFKAHKERIEGKLLLKNDTEMNKSKEQKDKTKKQPRPKTNNDPRTMRELDTPLHCAVRQLNEDFIKWLLEEPETEVNLRNKRRETPLAILCVMYGWSKKRETEMNAPTHIMKLIKRLLVKGADFNIYMNESALPFDFLRKYDTEADVVEIIKLNAKSNVAITENPPKQLHGEGKDVSRKRIVKFYKKTEDMDVCVTLELVEIFIYFKDLEKFKHYWTDFQVTSANVKKVITLLLHVAVERNYTPFVGHIIKKASKEIFKLEENKATQENKQEEIQMVHRNELKGLLKTVCLNGNKALLNMFLQKMNDRLLVNQNPLLINTLNGAYTMKQKKDSIFLLDCMEILINNHRKVDMYRVNVNGNTALHLALSYGYENLALLMLKRSHGLIGLMNNQCLTPIEYGRRQFWNDYLDKCIRVQYRTELKFDVNFLQPPPKKESTESKAKVSCCGNWLSCLPWFKPMNELYNSKYRFTRTVNDMTALRLISQSKDRKEFLMHPVIIAFITMKWERLCHXNILNFLLTSITMSTFAIYTLLEPGSCKNWSMAGTIIGALILLVREITQWRLRRRFYITLANLVDIINLVLISAVLGCEYERGGVCKAVPIVSSFVVVSLSLQATFLLGASWNKLSITLYMFKTVAISFFKSFLSFTPVIGAFIYSFYRTNNEPADYSATYYSKKDSQNKSAEKNFNNFPTFWNAIIKTLVMTTGEFEAANIDFDGGKWLLFVAFVFVAPIVILNLMNGLAVSDIAAIRQQSEFISIYRKVKLLERFESAVINYGCSYETSSFVYT, translated from the exons ATGGAGGCATACTATAAGCAAAACGAGAAGAATTTGCAAAACGTGATGCCCCACGTTCCTGATcagaaaagttttttaaacCGTTTTAACCTTCAGGAAGTATTGCTGAGAATGCTCAAAGACATCGCTAAATATGctgaatttttgaaattgttcATCAAACGTTTCAAAGCGCACAAAGAG CGCATCGAAGGTAAGCTCCTACTAAAGAATGACACCGAGATGAACAAGTCCAAGGAACAAAAGGACAAGACCAAGAAACAACCACgaccaaaaaccaacaacgACCCAAGAACGATGCGAGAACTGGACACACCTCTGCATTGTGCGGTAAGGCAGTTGAATGAGGATTTCATTAAATGGCTCTTGGAGGAACCTGAGACCGAGGTTAACCTACGCAATAAGCGTAGGGAAACGCCTCTGGCAATTCTATGCGTGATGTATGGCTGGAGTAAGAAGCGCGAAACAGAAATGAACGCACCAACCCATATAATGAAGCTTATAAAAAGATTGCTGGTAAAAGGAGCCGATTTTAACATCTACATGAACGAAAGCGCACTGCCCTTTGATTTCCTGCGAAAGTATGATACAGAAGCAGATGTAGTCGAGATAATCAAACTTAATGCTAAATCGAATGTTGCAATAACTGAAAATCCGCCAAAGCAGTTACATGGCGAAGGCAAGGATGTGTCCAGAAAACGAATCGTGAAGTTTTATAAGAAAACTGAAGACATGGACGTGTGTGTCACGCTAGAACTAGTTGAAATATTCATCTACTTTAAAGatttggaaaagtttaaacATTATTGGACAGATTTCCAGGTTACCAGTGCCAATGTTAAAAAAGTTATAACGCTGCTTTTACATGTGGCTGTCGAACGAAATTATACGCCTTTCGTGGGTCATATCATTAAGAAGGCATCAAAAGAAATCTTTAAGCTAGAGGAGAACAAAGCGACGCAGGAGAACAAACAAGAAGAAATCCAAATGGTTCATCGTAATGAGTTGAAAGGTCTGCTAAAAACGGTATGTCTTAATGGAAACAAGGCCttgttaaacatgtttttacaGAAGATGAACGATAGGCTGTTGGTGAATCAGAATCCTCTGTTGATTAACACGCTGAATGGAGCGTACACGATGAAACAGAAAAAGGATTCGATCTTCTTGCTGGATTGTATGGAAATCTTGATCAACAACCACAGGAAAGTTGACATGTACCGTGTGAACGTGAATGGAAACACGGCTTTGCATCTGGCACTCAGTTATGGATATGAAAACTTGGCCTTGCTCATGCTAAAACGAAGCCATGGATTAATAGGACTCATGAATAATCAATGTTTAACACCCATCGAGTACGGGAGAAGGCAGTTTTGGAATGATTATCTGGACAAATGTATCAGAGTTCAATATCGGACTGAATTAAAATTCGACGTGAATTTCCTCCAGCCGCCACCGAAAAAGGAATCAACTGAATCCAAAGCGAAGGTATCGTGCTGTGGAAACTGGTTGAGTTGTTTACCATGGTTCAAGCCAATGAACGAGTTATACAATTCCAAATACCGTTTCACTCGCACTGTGAACGACATGACCGCTTTGCGTTTGATTTCCCAGTCTAAGGATCGCAAGGAGTTCCTCATGCATCCAGTCATCATTGCGTTCATAACAATGAAGTGGGAGCGTCTTTGCCACTGAAATATCCTGAATTTTTTGCTCACGTCGATAACAATGTCCACATTTGCAATTTATACACTTTTAGAACCGGGAAGCTGCAAAAATTGGTCTATGGCGGGTACGATAATCGGAGCATTGATATTATTGGTTCGGGAAATTACGCAGTGGCGGTTGCGGCGACGGTTTTACATCACGCTAGCGAACCTAGTCGATATCATCAATCTAGTGTTGATAAGCGCAGTCTTAGGATGTGAATACGAACGTGGTGGAGTGTGTAAAGCTGTGCCAATTGTTTCTTCGTTTGTGGTAGTCAGTTTGTCCCTTCAAGCAACATTTCTACTCGGTGCATCATGGAACAAGCTGTCCATTACGCTTTACATGTTCAAAACGGTTGCGATCAGTTTTTTCAAGagttttctctctttcactcCAGTGATCGGTGCGTTCATCTATTCATTTTATCGGACGAACAACGAGCCAGCAGATTACTCCGCCACTTACTATTCCAAAAAGGACTCTCAGAACAAAAGTGCCGAAAAGAACTTCAACAATTTTCCAACGTTCTGGAATGCCATCATTAAAACATTGGTTATGACTACCGGCGAGTTTGAGGCGGCCAACATTGATTTCGATGGCGGAAAGTGGTTGCTATTCGTTGCGTTCGTATTCGTTGCGCCAATCGTTATTCTGAATCTTATGAACGGTCTTGCGGTCAGCGATATTGCTGCTATTCGTCAACAGTCGGAGTTTATTAGCATTTACAGGAAGGTTAAGTTGCTTGAACGATTCGAAAGTGCCGTGATCAACTATGGCT GTTCCTATGAAACCTCCAGCTTCGTTTATACCTAA